One stretch of Cygnus atratus isolate AKBS03 ecotype Queensland, Australia chromosome 28, CAtr_DNAZoo_HiC_assembly, whole genome shotgun sequence DNA includes these proteins:
- the ENTREP3 gene encoding protein ENTREP3 isoform X2: MPSPSDSSHSLTGRTSRSLTHLRVQRTWLQILLVLGFIQVILGVLVVTFSLVAATITPSAKIRHSCPSWAGFSLALSGLIGIVSWKRPFTLVITFFTLLSVLGVMLSLAGSILSCQNAQLVKSLETCERVRLDKAERPWHSESSPAAGLRGRGELVAGLSGGSWERARGLEVPHSVPRPQEKDSCICCQTHLENTPASCSQQGEMLTMFPNPDCRSIRVALKDLLFSVCGLTVFSTIICTLSAVVCCIQIFSLDIVHVLVPQRSNSVTLECTSPPDTFLQSMLDFEEFVPPVPPPPYYPPEYTCSSETDAQSITYNGSMDSPVPLYPTDFPPSYETVMGLRGDSQATLFDSQLTDGSHACTCDRVPSIVLSGEVSMDSGSLIMSEIVDIPGDSSPSEDSCLLELQGSMRSVDYVLFRSIQRSRADYCLSVDCVQCSHHARSPTLGLQGPFEETPQPRARGERSYSCSTAEPGHNGILVGGAVTHSCNRLEGLARCIGPCFPEVRLKDKSSLQGQRGSRSAGPGSRRLFHPRRNSETSCPSSPAPGLSQRPLVRSHSDPGVLMVGDTADFREVLYTKALEDTVSNSSADTGLCSEACLLHRSHCDSPPLLRAGSVGKNKLPVSKKVTQQLSKTTTRSLGDLKVCRGTRGLVARFLQRPKRNPAAGVEVPGHSPQGHKQVPWSAWPGAEQPQEGIHLRSCGDLSSTSSLRRLLSARRLERGRPRSLSGTCKESVL; encoded by the exons ATGCCCTCCCCCAGCGACTCCAGCCACTCGCTGACCGGCCGTACGTCTCGCAGCCTCACCCACCTCCGCGTCCAGAGGACCTGGCTGCAgatcctgctggtgctgggcttcATCCAGGTCATCCTGGGCGTCCTCGTCGTCACCTTCAGCCTGGTGGCAGCCACCATCACGCCCTCCGCCAAGATCCGTCACTCCTGCCCCTCCTGGGCTGGCTTCTCG CTGGCGCTGTCCGGGCTCATTGGCATCGTCTCCTGGAAGCGGCCCTTCACCCTGGTG atCACCTTCTTCACGCTGCTGTCGGTGCTGGGCGTCATGCTGAGCCTGGCCGGGTCCATCTTGTCCTGCCAGAACGCGCAGCTGGTGAAGTCCCTGGAGACCTGCGAGAGGGTGAGGCTGGACAAGGCGGAGAGGCCGTGGCACAGCGAATcgtccccagctgcagggctccGAGGACGTGgggagctggtggcagggctCTCTGGTGGCTCTTGGGAAAGAGCACGGGGTCTGGAGGTCCCTCACAGCGTTCCTCGTCCCCAGGAGAAGGACTCGTGCATCTGCTGCCAGACCCACCTAGAGAACACGcctgcttcctgcagccagcagggcgAGATGCTGACCATGTTCCCCAACCCTGACTGCCGCAGCATCCGCGTGGCACTCAAG gATCTCCTCTTCAGCGTTTGTGGCTTGACCGTCTTCTCCACCATCATCTGCACGCTCTCTGCCGTCGTGTGCTGCATCCAGATCTTCTCCTTGGACATCGTCCACGTG ctggtCCCCCAGCGTTCCAACTCCGTGACGCTGGAATGCACCTCGCCCCCCGACACCTTTCTGCAGAGCATGCTGGACTTCGAGGAGTTCGTGCCTCCGGTGCCACCCCCCCCGTACTACCCACCCGAGTACACGTGCAGCTCCGAGACCGATGCGCAGAG CATCACCTACAATGGCTCCATGGACAGCCCTGTGCCTCTCTACCCGACTGACTTTCCCCCCTCCTACGAGACCGTCATGGGGCTGCGCGGGGACAGCCAG GCCACGCTGTTCGACTCGCAGCTGACTGACGGCTCGCACGCCTGCACCTGCGACCGCGTCCCCTCCATCGTGCTCAGCGGAGAAG TGTCCATGGACAGCGGGTCCCTGATCATGTCTGAGATCGTGGATATCCCCGGGGACAGCAGCCCCTCGGAGGACTCGTGCCTGCTGGAGCTCCAGGGCTCCATGCGCTCCGTGGACTACGTCCTCTTCCGCTCCATCCAGCGCAGCCGCGCTGACTACTGCCTGAGCGTGGACTGTGTGCAGTGCAGCCACCACGCGCGCAGCCCCACGCTGGGCTTGCAGGGGCCCTTCGAGGAGACGCCGCAGCCCCGGGCACGTGGCGAGCGCTCCTACTCCTGCTCCACGGCAGAGCCCGGCCACAACGGGATCTTGGTGGGGGGAGCCGTGACCCACAGCTGCAACCGCCTGGAGGGGCTGGCCCGCTGCATCGGGCCCTGCTTCCCTGAGGTGCGACTCAAGGACAAGAGCTCgctgcaggggcagaggggcagcCGCTCCGCAGGACCCGGCAGCAGGCGCCTCTTCCACCCGCGGCGCAACAGCGAGACCTCGTGCCCCTCGTCTCCAGCCCCGGGTCTGAGCCAGCGGCCACTCGTGAGATCGCACAGTGACCCCGGTGTCCTGATGGTTGGTGACACCG CAGATTTCAGGGAAGTACTTTATACCAAAGCACTGGAGGATACCGTGTCCAATTCCTCTGCAGATACAG ggctgtgctcgGAGGCCTGCCTGCTCCACCGTTCGCACTGTGACTCGCCCCCGCTGCTCCGCGCTGGCTCCGTGGGGAAGAACAAGCTGCCGGTGTCCAAGAAAGTGACGCAGCAGCTGTCGAAGACAACGACCCGCTCCCTGGGGGACCTGAAGGTCTGCCGGGGCACCCGCGGGTTGGTGGCCAGGTTTCTGCAGAGACCCAAGCGCAACCCCGCAGCTGGAGTGGAGGTGCCTGGGCACAGCCCCCAGGGGCACAAGCAG GTCCCCTGGAGCGCCTGGCCAGGAGCggagcagccccaggaaggCATCCACCTGCGGAGCTGCGGGGACCTGAGTTCCACCTCATCCCTACGCCGGCTCCTGTCCGCCCGCCGGCTGGAACGTGGCCGCCCGCGGAGCCTCAGCGGGACCTGCAAGGAGAGCGTCCTCTGA
- the ENTREP3 gene encoding protein ENTREP3 isoform X3 codes for MPSPSDSSHSLTGRTSRSLTHLRVQRTWLQILLVLGFIQVILGVLVVTFSLVAATITPSAKIRHSCPSWAGFSLALSGLIGIVSWKRPFTLVITFFTLLSVLGVMLSLAGSILSCQNAQLVKSLETCEREKDSCICCQTHLENTPASCSQQGEMLTMFPNPDCRSIRVALKDLLFSVCGLTVFSTIICTLSAVVCCIQIFSLDIVHVLVPQRSNSVTLECTSPPDTFLQSMLDFEEFVPPVPPPPYYPPEYTCSSETDAQSITYNGSMDSPVPLYPTDFPPSYETVMGLRGDSQATLFDSQLTDGSHACTCDRVPSIVLSGEVSMDSGSLIMSEIVDIPGDSSPSEDSCLLELQGSMRSVDYVLFRSIQRSRADYCLSVDCVQCSHHARSPTLGLQGPFEETPQPRARGERSYSCSTAEPGHNGILVGGAVTHSCNRLEGLARCIGPCFPEVRLKDKSSLQGQRGSRSAGPGSRRLFHPRRNSETSCPSSPAPGLSQRPLVRSHSDPGVLMVGDTADFREVLYTKALEDTVSNSSADTGLCSEACLLHRSHCDSPPLLRAGSVGKNKLPVSKKVTQQLSKTTTRSLGDLKVCRGTRGLVARFLQRPKRNPAAGVEVPGHSPQGHKQVPWSAWPGAEQPQEGIHLRSCGDLSSTSSLRRLLSARRLERGRPRSLSGTCKESVL; via the exons ATGCCCTCCCCCAGCGACTCCAGCCACTCGCTGACCGGCCGTACGTCTCGCAGCCTCACCCACCTCCGCGTCCAGAGGACCTGGCTGCAgatcctgctggtgctgggcttcATCCAGGTCATCCTGGGCGTCCTCGTCGTCACCTTCAGCCTGGTGGCAGCCACCATCACGCCCTCCGCCAAGATCCGTCACTCCTGCCCCTCCTGGGCTGGCTTCTCG CTGGCGCTGTCCGGGCTCATTGGCATCGTCTCCTGGAAGCGGCCCTTCACCCTGGTG atCACCTTCTTCACGCTGCTGTCGGTGCTGGGCGTCATGCTGAGCCTGGCCGGGTCCATCTTGTCCTGCCAGAACGCGCAGCTGGTGAAGTCCCTGGAGACCTGCGAGAGG GAGAAGGACTCGTGCATCTGCTGCCAGACCCACCTAGAGAACACGcctgcttcctgcagccagcagggcgAGATGCTGACCATGTTCCCCAACCCTGACTGCCGCAGCATCCGCGTGGCACTCAAG gATCTCCTCTTCAGCGTTTGTGGCTTGACCGTCTTCTCCACCATCATCTGCACGCTCTCTGCCGTCGTGTGCTGCATCCAGATCTTCTCCTTGGACATCGTCCACGTG ctggtCCCCCAGCGTTCCAACTCCGTGACGCTGGAATGCACCTCGCCCCCCGACACCTTTCTGCAGAGCATGCTGGACTTCGAGGAGTTCGTGCCTCCGGTGCCACCCCCCCCGTACTACCCACCCGAGTACACGTGCAGCTCCGAGACCGATGCGCAGAG CATCACCTACAATGGCTCCATGGACAGCCCTGTGCCTCTCTACCCGACTGACTTTCCCCCCTCCTACGAGACCGTCATGGGGCTGCGCGGGGACAGCCAG GCCACGCTGTTCGACTCGCAGCTGACTGACGGCTCGCACGCCTGCACCTGCGACCGCGTCCCCTCCATCGTGCTCAGCGGAGAAG TGTCCATGGACAGCGGGTCCCTGATCATGTCTGAGATCGTGGATATCCCCGGGGACAGCAGCCCCTCGGAGGACTCGTGCCTGCTGGAGCTCCAGGGCTCCATGCGCTCCGTGGACTACGTCCTCTTCCGCTCCATCCAGCGCAGCCGCGCTGACTACTGCCTGAGCGTGGACTGTGTGCAGTGCAGCCACCACGCGCGCAGCCCCACGCTGGGCTTGCAGGGGCCCTTCGAGGAGACGCCGCAGCCCCGGGCACGTGGCGAGCGCTCCTACTCCTGCTCCACGGCAGAGCCCGGCCACAACGGGATCTTGGTGGGGGGAGCCGTGACCCACAGCTGCAACCGCCTGGAGGGGCTGGCCCGCTGCATCGGGCCCTGCTTCCCTGAGGTGCGACTCAAGGACAAGAGCTCgctgcaggggcagaggggcagcCGCTCCGCAGGACCCGGCAGCAGGCGCCTCTTCCACCCGCGGCGCAACAGCGAGACCTCGTGCCCCTCGTCTCCAGCCCCGGGTCTGAGCCAGCGGCCACTCGTGAGATCGCACAGTGACCCCGGTGTCCTGATGGTTGGTGACACCG CAGATTTCAGGGAAGTACTTTATACCAAAGCACTGGAGGATACCGTGTCCAATTCCTCTGCAGATACAG ggctgtgctcgGAGGCCTGCCTGCTCCACCGTTCGCACTGTGACTCGCCCCCGCTGCTCCGCGCTGGCTCCGTGGGGAAGAACAAGCTGCCGGTGTCCAAGAAAGTGACGCAGCAGCTGTCGAAGACAACGACCCGCTCCCTGGGGGACCTGAAGGTCTGCCGGGGCACCCGCGGGTTGGTGGCCAGGTTTCTGCAGAGACCCAAGCGCAACCCCGCAGCTGGAGTGGAGGTGCCTGGGCACAGCCCCCAGGGGCACAAGCAG GTCCCCTGGAGCGCCTGGCCAGGAGCggagcagccccaggaaggCATCCACCTGCGGAGCTGCGGGGACCTGAGTTCCACCTCATCCCTACGCCGGCTCCTGTCCGCCCGCCGGCTGGAACGTGGCCGCCCGCGGAGCCTCAGCGGGACCTGCAAGGAGAGCGTCCTCTGA
- the ENTREP3 gene encoding protein ENTREP3 isoform X4, with protein MPSPSDSSHSLTGRTSRSLTHLRVQRTWLQILLVLGFIQVILGVLVVTFSLVAATITPSAKIRHSCPSWAGFSLALSGLIGIVSWKRPFTLVITFFTLLSVLGVMLSLAGSILSCQNAQLVKSLETCEREKDSCICCQTHLENTPASCSQQGEMLTMFPNPDCRSIRVALKDLLFSVCGLTVFSTIICTLSAVVCCIQIFSLDIVHVLVPQRSNSVTLECTSPPDTFLQSMLDFEEFVPPVPPPPYYPPEYTCSSETDAQSITYNGSMDSPVPLYPTDFPPSYETVMGLRGDSQATLFDSQLTDGSHACTCDRVPSIVLSGEVSMDSGSLIMSEIVDIPGDSSPSEDSCLLELQGSMRSVDYVLFRSIQRSRADYCLSVDCVQCSHHARSPTLGLQGPFEETPQPRARGERSYSCSTAEPGHNGILVGGAVTHSCNRLEGLARCIGPCFPEVRLKDKSSLQGQRGSRSAGPGSRRLFHPRRNSETSCPSSPAPGLSQRPLVRSHSDPGVLMVGDTDFREVLYTKALEDTVSNSSADTGLCSEACLLHRSHCDSPPLLRAGSVGKNKLPVSKKVTQQLSKTTTRSLGDLKVCRGTRGLVARFLQRPKRNPAAGVEVPGHSPQGHKQVPWSAWPGAEQPQEGIHLRSCGDLSSTSSLRRLLSARRLERGRPRSLSGTCKESVL; from the exons ATGCCCTCCCCCAGCGACTCCAGCCACTCGCTGACCGGCCGTACGTCTCGCAGCCTCACCCACCTCCGCGTCCAGAGGACCTGGCTGCAgatcctgctggtgctgggcttcATCCAGGTCATCCTGGGCGTCCTCGTCGTCACCTTCAGCCTGGTGGCAGCCACCATCACGCCCTCCGCCAAGATCCGTCACTCCTGCCCCTCCTGGGCTGGCTTCTCG CTGGCGCTGTCCGGGCTCATTGGCATCGTCTCCTGGAAGCGGCCCTTCACCCTGGTG atCACCTTCTTCACGCTGCTGTCGGTGCTGGGCGTCATGCTGAGCCTGGCCGGGTCCATCTTGTCCTGCCAGAACGCGCAGCTGGTGAAGTCCCTGGAGACCTGCGAGAGG GAGAAGGACTCGTGCATCTGCTGCCAGACCCACCTAGAGAACACGcctgcttcctgcagccagcagggcgAGATGCTGACCATGTTCCCCAACCCTGACTGCCGCAGCATCCGCGTGGCACTCAAG gATCTCCTCTTCAGCGTTTGTGGCTTGACCGTCTTCTCCACCATCATCTGCACGCTCTCTGCCGTCGTGTGCTGCATCCAGATCTTCTCCTTGGACATCGTCCACGTG ctggtCCCCCAGCGTTCCAACTCCGTGACGCTGGAATGCACCTCGCCCCCCGACACCTTTCTGCAGAGCATGCTGGACTTCGAGGAGTTCGTGCCTCCGGTGCCACCCCCCCCGTACTACCCACCCGAGTACACGTGCAGCTCCGAGACCGATGCGCAGAG CATCACCTACAATGGCTCCATGGACAGCCCTGTGCCTCTCTACCCGACTGACTTTCCCCCCTCCTACGAGACCGTCATGGGGCTGCGCGGGGACAGCCAG GCCACGCTGTTCGACTCGCAGCTGACTGACGGCTCGCACGCCTGCACCTGCGACCGCGTCCCCTCCATCGTGCTCAGCGGAGAAG TGTCCATGGACAGCGGGTCCCTGATCATGTCTGAGATCGTGGATATCCCCGGGGACAGCAGCCCCTCGGAGGACTCGTGCCTGCTGGAGCTCCAGGGCTCCATGCGCTCCGTGGACTACGTCCTCTTCCGCTCCATCCAGCGCAGCCGCGCTGACTACTGCCTGAGCGTGGACTGTGTGCAGTGCAGCCACCACGCGCGCAGCCCCACGCTGGGCTTGCAGGGGCCCTTCGAGGAGACGCCGCAGCCCCGGGCACGTGGCGAGCGCTCCTACTCCTGCTCCACGGCAGAGCCCGGCCACAACGGGATCTTGGTGGGGGGAGCCGTGACCCACAGCTGCAACCGCCTGGAGGGGCTGGCCCGCTGCATCGGGCCCTGCTTCCCTGAGGTGCGACTCAAGGACAAGAGCTCgctgcaggggcagaggggcagcCGCTCCGCAGGACCCGGCAGCAGGCGCCTCTTCCACCCGCGGCGCAACAGCGAGACCTCGTGCCCCTCGTCTCCAGCCCCGGGTCTGAGCCAGCGGCCACTCGTGAGATCGCACAGTGACCCCGGTGTCCTGATGGTTGGTGACACCG ATTTCAGGGAAGTACTTTATACCAAAGCACTGGAGGATACCGTGTCCAATTCCTCTGCAGATACAG ggctgtgctcgGAGGCCTGCCTGCTCCACCGTTCGCACTGTGACTCGCCCCCGCTGCTCCGCGCTGGCTCCGTGGGGAAGAACAAGCTGCCGGTGTCCAAGAAAGTGACGCAGCAGCTGTCGAAGACAACGACCCGCTCCCTGGGGGACCTGAAGGTCTGCCGGGGCACCCGCGGGTTGGTGGCCAGGTTTCTGCAGAGACCCAAGCGCAACCCCGCAGCTGGAGTGGAGGTGCCTGGGCACAGCCCCCAGGGGCACAAGCAG GTCCCCTGGAGCGCCTGGCCAGGAGCggagcagccccaggaaggCATCCACCTGCGGAGCTGCGGGGACCTGAGTTCCACCTCATCCCTACGCCGGCTCCTGTCCGCCCGCCGGCTGGAACGTGGCCGCCCGCGGAGCCTCAGCGGGACCTGCAAGGAGAGCGTCCTCTGA
- the ENTREP3 gene encoding protein ENTREP3 isoform X1, which produces MPSPSDSSHSLTGRTSRSLTHLRVQRTWLQILLVLGFIQVILGVLVVTFSLVAATITPSAKIRHSCPSWAGFSLALSGLIGIVSWKRPFTLVITFFTLLSVLGVMLSLAGSILSCQNAQLVKSLETCEREKDSCICCQTHLENTPASCSQQGEMLTMFPNPDCRSIRVALKDLLFSVCGLTVFSTIICTLSAVVCCIQIFSLDIVHVLVPQRSNSVTLECTSPPDTFLQSMLDFEEFVPPVPPPPYYPPEYTCSSETDAQSITYNGSMDSPVPLYPTDFPPSYETVMGLRGDSQATLFDSQLTDGSHACTCDRVPSIVLSGEVSMDSGSLIMSEIVDIPGDSSPSEDSCLLELQGSMRSVDYVLFRSIQRSRADYCLSVDCVQCSHHARSPTLGLQGPFEETPQPRARGERSYSCSTAEPGHNGILVGGAVTHSCNRLEGLARCIGPCFPEVRLKDKSSLQGQRGSRSAGPGSRRLFHPRRNSETSCPSSPAPGLSQRPLVRSHSDPGVLMVGDTADFREVLYTKALEDTVSNSSADTGLCSEACLLHRSHCDSPPLLRAGSVGKNKLPVSKKVTQQLSKTTTRSLGDLKVCRGTRGLVARFLQRPKRNPAAGVEVPGHSPQGHKQPSLAGHWRPCAAWGAAMGTSLSLMTAYACHARLCQPLPLLPSCPAHLPASSLLAGAHGLPRKHEPPLPLREVVPRGGQALPQPVSMGLQVPWSAWPGAEQPQEGIHLRSCGDLSSTSSLRRLLSARRLERGRPRSLSGTCKESVL; this is translated from the exons ATGCCCTCCCCCAGCGACTCCAGCCACTCGCTGACCGGCCGTACGTCTCGCAGCCTCACCCACCTCCGCGTCCAGAGGACCTGGCTGCAgatcctgctggtgctgggcttcATCCAGGTCATCCTGGGCGTCCTCGTCGTCACCTTCAGCCTGGTGGCAGCCACCATCACGCCCTCCGCCAAGATCCGTCACTCCTGCCCCTCCTGGGCTGGCTTCTCG CTGGCGCTGTCCGGGCTCATTGGCATCGTCTCCTGGAAGCGGCCCTTCACCCTGGTG atCACCTTCTTCACGCTGCTGTCGGTGCTGGGCGTCATGCTGAGCCTGGCCGGGTCCATCTTGTCCTGCCAGAACGCGCAGCTGGTGAAGTCCCTGGAGACCTGCGAGAGG GAGAAGGACTCGTGCATCTGCTGCCAGACCCACCTAGAGAACACGcctgcttcctgcagccagcagggcgAGATGCTGACCATGTTCCCCAACCCTGACTGCCGCAGCATCCGCGTGGCACTCAAG gATCTCCTCTTCAGCGTTTGTGGCTTGACCGTCTTCTCCACCATCATCTGCACGCTCTCTGCCGTCGTGTGCTGCATCCAGATCTTCTCCTTGGACATCGTCCACGTG ctggtCCCCCAGCGTTCCAACTCCGTGACGCTGGAATGCACCTCGCCCCCCGACACCTTTCTGCAGAGCATGCTGGACTTCGAGGAGTTCGTGCCTCCGGTGCCACCCCCCCCGTACTACCCACCCGAGTACACGTGCAGCTCCGAGACCGATGCGCAGAG CATCACCTACAATGGCTCCATGGACAGCCCTGTGCCTCTCTACCCGACTGACTTTCCCCCCTCCTACGAGACCGTCATGGGGCTGCGCGGGGACAGCCAG GCCACGCTGTTCGACTCGCAGCTGACTGACGGCTCGCACGCCTGCACCTGCGACCGCGTCCCCTCCATCGTGCTCAGCGGAGAAG TGTCCATGGACAGCGGGTCCCTGATCATGTCTGAGATCGTGGATATCCCCGGGGACAGCAGCCCCTCGGAGGACTCGTGCCTGCTGGAGCTCCAGGGCTCCATGCGCTCCGTGGACTACGTCCTCTTCCGCTCCATCCAGCGCAGCCGCGCTGACTACTGCCTGAGCGTGGACTGTGTGCAGTGCAGCCACCACGCGCGCAGCCCCACGCTGGGCTTGCAGGGGCCCTTCGAGGAGACGCCGCAGCCCCGGGCACGTGGCGAGCGCTCCTACTCCTGCTCCACGGCAGAGCCCGGCCACAACGGGATCTTGGTGGGGGGAGCCGTGACCCACAGCTGCAACCGCCTGGAGGGGCTGGCCCGCTGCATCGGGCCCTGCTTCCCTGAGGTGCGACTCAAGGACAAGAGCTCgctgcaggggcagaggggcagcCGCTCCGCAGGACCCGGCAGCAGGCGCCTCTTCCACCCGCGGCGCAACAGCGAGACCTCGTGCCCCTCGTCTCCAGCCCCGGGTCTGAGCCAGCGGCCACTCGTGAGATCGCACAGTGACCCCGGTGTCCTGATGGTTGGTGACACCG CAGATTTCAGGGAAGTACTTTATACCAAAGCACTGGAGGATACCGTGTCCAATTCCTCTGCAGATACAG ggctgtgctcgGAGGCCTGCCTGCTCCACCGTTCGCACTGTGACTCGCCCCCGCTGCTCCGCGCTGGCTCCGTGGGGAAGAACAAGCTGCCGGTGTCCAAGAAAGTGACGCAGCAGCTGTCGAAGACAACGACCCGCTCCCTGGGGGACCTGAAGGTCTGCCGGGGCACCCGCGGGTTGGTGGCCAGGTTTCTGCAGAGACCCAAGCGCAACCCCGCAGCTGGAGTGGAGGTGCCTGGGCACAGCCCCCAGGGGCACAAGCAG CCCTCCCTTGCAGGACACTGGAGGCCTTGCGCAGCCTGGGGAGCCGCGATGGGAACGAGTCTGTCCTTAATGACAGCGTATGCGTGTCATGCACGCCTCTGCCAACCCCTGCCACTCCTGCCGTCCTGCCCAGCGCACCtgccagcctccagcctccttgctggagCACACGGGCTCCCCAGAAAGCACGAGCCTCCCCTCCCACTGCGGGAGGTCGTCCCACGGGGTGGGCAAGCACTGCCACAGCCTGTCTCCATGGGGTTGCAGGTCCCCTGGAGCGCCTGGCCAGGAGCggagcagccccaggaaggCATCCACCTGCGGAGCTGCGGGGACCTGAGTTCCACCTCATCCCTACGCCGGCTCCTGTCCGCCCGCCGGCTGGAACGTGGCCGCCCGCGGAGCCTCAGCGGGACCTGCAAGGAGAGCGTCCTCTGA